The Manihot esculenta cultivar AM560-2 chromosome 1, M.esculenta_v8, whole genome shotgun sequence genome has a window encoding:
- the LOC110623064 gene encoding probable E3 ubiquitin-protein ligase RHA4A isoform X2, with amino-acid sequence MGYTPTATTPHLYPQALQVKLYQAFIFSIPILFSIILFLLFYLFYLKRRATSLSSPTQILPTTANQSTQSVLSIGLNKEIKDKLPIVLFDEELRTRESQCCVCLGEFEIKEELLQLPTCKHVFHIECIHHWLHSNSTCPLCRSFVIPTTKLENQAQSGGLETQLQQVNPNSDYSLQIVS; translated from the exons ATGGGTTATACTCCAACAGCAACCACTCCTCATCTTTATCCTCAAGCACTTCAAGTTAAACTTTACCAGGCTTTCATATTTTCAATTCCCATCCTCTTCTCCATTATTCTATTCCTCTTGTTTTACTTGTTCTACCTCAAGAGAAGGGCTACCTCACTCTCATCTCCTACTCAGATTCTTCCGACAACAGCTAACCAGTCTACTCAATCTGTGCTCTCT ATTGGTTTGAACAAAGAGATCAAAGACAAGCTTCCAATTGTATTATTTGATGAAGAATTAAGGACAAGAGAATCACA GTGTTGTGTTTGTTTGGGCGAATTCGAGATCAAAGAAGAGTTGCTGCAACTCCCAACTTGCAAACATGTGTTTCACATTGAATGTATTCATCATTGGCTGCACTCAAACTCAACTTGTCCACTTTGTAGATCCTTTGTGATCCCCACTACCAAACTTGAAAATCAGGCGCAGTCTGGTGGACTTGAGACACAACTACAGCAAGTTAATCCAAACTCCGACTATAGTCTACAGATTGTATCATAA
- the LOC110623064 gene encoding probable E3 ubiquitin-protein ligase RHA4A isoform X1, whose translation MGYTPTATTPHLYPQALQVKLYQAFIFSIPILFSIILFLLFYLFYLKRRATSLSSPTQILPTTANQSTQSVLSVCQIGLNKEIKDKLPIVLFDEELRTRESQCCVCLGEFEIKEELLQLPTCKHVFHIECIHHWLHSNSTCPLCRSFVIPTTKLENQAQSGGLETQLQQVNPNSDYSLQIVS comes from the exons ATGGGTTATACTCCAACAGCAACCACTCCTCATCTTTATCCTCAAGCACTTCAAGTTAAACTTTACCAGGCTTTCATATTTTCAATTCCCATCCTCTTCTCCATTATTCTATTCCTCTTGTTTTACTTGTTCTACCTCAAGAGAAGGGCTACCTCACTCTCATCTCCTACTCAGATTCTTCCGACAACAGCTAACCAGTCTACTCAATCTGTGCTCTCT GTTTGTCAGATTGGTTTGAACAAAGAGATCAAAGACAAGCTTCCAATTGTATTATTTGATGAAGAATTAAGGACAAGAGAATCACA GTGTTGTGTTTGTTTGGGCGAATTCGAGATCAAAGAAGAGTTGCTGCAACTCCCAACTTGCAAACATGTGTTTCACATTGAATGTATTCATCATTGGCTGCACTCAAACTCAACTTGTCCACTTTGTAGATCCTTTGTGATCCCCACTACCAAACTTGAAAATCAGGCGCAGTCTGGTGGACTTGAGACACAACTACAGCAAGTTAATCCAAACTCCGACTATAGTCTACAGATTGTATCATAA
- the LOC110623064 gene encoding probable E3 ubiquitin-protein ligase RHA4A isoform X4 yields the protein MGYTPTATTPHLYPQALQVKLYQAFIFSIPILFSIILFLLFYLFYLKRRATSLSSPTQILPTTANQSTQSVLSIGLNKEIKDKLPIVLFDEELRTRESQSRMEIRLD from the exons ATGGGTTATACTCCAACAGCAACCACTCCTCATCTTTATCCTCAAGCACTTCAAGTTAAACTTTACCAGGCTTTCATATTTTCAATTCCCATCCTCTTCTCCATTATTCTATTCCTCTTGTTTTACTTGTTCTACCTCAAGAGAAGGGCTACCTCACTCTCATCTCCTACTCAGATTCTTCCGACAACAGCTAACCAGTCTACTCAATCTGTGCTCTCT ATTGGTTTGAACAAAGAGATCAAAGACAAGCTTCCAATTGTATTATTTGATGAAGAATTAAGGACAAGAGAATCACA GTCAAGAATGGAGATTCGCTTGGACTAA
- the LOC110623064 gene encoding probable E3 ubiquitin-protein ligase RHA4A isoform X3 — MGYTPTATTPHLYPQALQVKLYQAFIFSIPILFSIILFLLFYLFYLKRRATSLSSPTQILPTTANQSTQSVLSVCQIGLNKEIKDKLPIVLFDEELRTRESQSRMEIRLD, encoded by the exons ATGGGTTATACTCCAACAGCAACCACTCCTCATCTTTATCCTCAAGCACTTCAAGTTAAACTTTACCAGGCTTTCATATTTTCAATTCCCATCCTCTTCTCCATTATTCTATTCCTCTTGTTTTACTTGTTCTACCTCAAGAGAAGGGCTACCTCACTCTCATCTCCTACTCAGATTCTTCCGACAACAGCTAACCAGTCTACTCAATCTGTGCTCTCT GTTTGTCAGATTGGTTTGAACAAAGAGATCAAAGACAAGCTTCCAATTGTATTATTTGATGAAGAATTAAGGACAAGAGAATCACA GTCAAGAATGGAGATTCGCTTGGACTAA